The Salegentibacter mishustinae genome includes a window with the following:
- a CDS encoding nucleoside-diphosphate kinase has product MAGKRTFTMIKPDAVEAGNVGAILEQITTSGFRIVALKMTQMTTADAEEFYAVHKERPFFGELVEFMTRGPIVSAVLEKENAVEDFRALIGATNPEDAAEGTIRKKYAKSVGENAVHGSDSDENAQIEAAFHFSGREMF; this is encoded by the coding sequence ATGGCAGGAAAAAGAACATTCACCATGATAAAGCCCGATGCAGTTGAAGCCGGGAATGTAGGTGCGATATTAGAACAAATTACTACTTCAGGATTTAGAATTGTAGCTTTGAAAATGACTCAAATGACTACCGCTGATGCTGAAGAATTTTACGCAGTACACAAGGAACGTCCTTTCTTTGGGGAGTTGGTAGAGTTTATGACTCGTGGGCCAATCGTATCGGCTGTGTTAGAAAAAGAAAATGCCGTAGAAGATTTTAGAGCTTTAATTGGAGCAACAAATCCAGAAGATGCTGCTGAAGGAACTATAAGAAAAAAATACGCAAAATCTGTTGGTGAAAATGCTGTACACGGTAGTGATAGCGACGAAAACGCACAGATTGAAGCTGCTTTCCATTTTTCAGGTAGAGAGATGTTCTAA
- a CDS encoding alkaline phosphatase D family protein produces MKIILSLLISFFLFISCGSNAETTKNEIETSAENYDYVIAFGSCNRQDEAQPLWNAILQEKPDLFLWGGDNIYADTDDMDELEADYQIQKKQPDYQKLIKTTPILGTWDDHDYGKNDAGRNWEYKEESQQLFLDFFNVAEDDPRREREGVYHAENFREAGKTIKVIVLDTRYFRSELQKSKEKGKRYEPDYSGTILGTKQWEWLESELKNSTADYNVILSSIQILSAEHGFETWGNFPSEVEKLEKLLQTSKAKNVILLSGDRHISEFSEKNIEELDYPLVDFTSSGMTHSYSNFSGEPNQYRIGEVVSDLSYGLLKFDFNTGEVMMQMRGVGNKLQQEYLVKYKD; encoded by the coding sequence ATGAAGATAATTTTATCGCTCTTAATAAGCTTTTTTCTTTTTATTTCCTGCGGAAGCAATGCGGAGACTACGAAAAATGAAATTGAAACATCTGCTGAGAATTACGATTATGTAATTGCTTTTGGAAGTTGTAACCGCCAGGATGAAGCCCAGCCATTATGGAATGCTATTTTACAGGAAAAACCAGATCTATTTCTTTGGGGTGGCGATAATATTTATGCTGATACCGATGATATGGATGAACTGGAAGCCGATTACCAGATCCAGAAAAAACAGCCCGATTATCAAAAATTAATAAAAACCACGCCAATTTTAGGTACCTGGGACGATCACGATTATGGTAAGAACGATGCCGGGAGAAACTGGGAATATAAAGAGGAAAGTCAGCAGTTGTTTCTGGATTTTTTTAATGTTGCTGAAGACGACCCTCGCCGGGAACGAGAAGGCGTTTACCACGCTGAAAATTTCCGGGAAGCCGGGAAGACCATAAAGGTAATAGTTTTAGACACGAGATATTTTAGGTCTGAATTGCAAAAAAGCAAAGAAAAAGGAAAGCGTTATGAACCAGATTATAGCGGCACCATCCTGGGAACTAAGCAATGGGAGTGGTTGGAAAGCGAATTGAAGAATAGCACTGCCGATTACAATGTGATCTTGAGTTCAATTCAAATACTTTCTGCAGAACACGGTTTTGAAACCTGGGGTAATTTTCCATCAGAAGTAGAGAAACTGGAAAAGCTTTTACAAACTTCTAAAGCAAAAAATGTAATTCTTCTTAGTGGCGACCGGCATATTTCAGAATTTTCAGAAAAGAATATTGAAGAACTGGATTATCCGCTTGTAGATTTCACTTCCAGCGGGATGACACATTCCTATTCAAATTTTAGCGGCGAACCCAATCAATATAGAATAGGCGAGGTAGTAAGCGATTTAAGTTATGGCTTGTTGAAATTCGATTTTAATACCGGTGAAGTGATGATGCAAATGCGCGGTGTTGGAAATAAACTTCAACAGGAATACCTGGTAAAGTATAAGGATTAA
- a CDS encoding DHH family phosphoesterase — protein sequence MIEQAILEITAELSQARNIVIVPHKGPDGDAIGSSLGLMHFLKNKGHNVDVIAPNEYPRFLKWLPGNDQVMIYEKDKTKADELINDADIVFALDFNHLNRSGDMQEVLTASQAVFIMIDHHREPSDFANYTYSDAEMSSTCEMVYHFIDKLRAVEKITPEIATCLYSGIMTDTGSFRFSATSAETHRVIAQLIDKGAVNHEIHNNIFDTFNENRLQLLGTALQNLRVLPEYKTAYITLSQEELDKHNFQKGDTEGFVNYGLAIEDVIFALIFIENKQEGIIKISFRSKGDFNVNEFARAHFEGGGHNNAAGGKSELSIEDTVAKLNSILPDYKELKG from the coding sequence ATGATAGAACAAGCAATTTTAGAGATTACCGCCGAACTTTCCCAGGCCAGAAATATAGTAATTGTTCCGCATAAAGGCCCCGATGGCGATGCCATAGGATCTTCTTTAGGACTTATGCATTTTTTAAAGAATAAAGGCCATAATGTAGATGTAATTGCTCCCAATGAATACCCAAGATTTCTGAAATGGTTACCCGGAAATGACCAGGTAATGATCTACGAAAAAGATAAAACCAAAGCCGATGAGCTTATAAATGATGCTGATATTGTCTTTGCTTTAGATTTTAACCATTTAAACCGCTCTGGCGATATGCAGGAAGTATTAACTGCATCGCAGGCTGTTTTTATAATGATAGACCACCATCGTGAACCATCTGACTTTGCTAATTATACCTATAGCGATGCCGAGATGAGTTCTACCTGCGAGATGGTTTATCACTTTATAGATAAACTACGCGCCGTTGAAAAAATCACACCAGAGATTGCAACCTGTCTTTATTCAGGAATTATGACCGATACCGGTTCGTTTAGGTTTAGCGCTACTAGCGCCGAAACACACCGGGTTATTGCACAACTAATAGATAAAGGTGCAGTAAACCACGAAATACACAATAATATATTTGATACATTTAATGAAAATAGGCTACAGCTTTTAGGAACAGCCTTGCAGAACCTACGTGTATTACCTGAATATAAAACCGCTTACATTACTTTATCACAGGAAGAACTGGATAAACATAATTTTCAAAAAGGAGATACAGAAGGTTTTGTGAATTATGGTCTTGCCATAGAAGATGTTATTTTCGCACTAATCTTTATTGAAAACAAACAGGAAGGAATCATTAAAATATCCTTTAGATCTAAGGGTGACTTTAATGTGAATGAATTTGCAAGAGCACATTTTGAAGGTGGCGGGCATAATAATGCTGCAGGTGGAAAAAGTGAACTTTCTATTGAAGATACCGTGGCTAAATTAAACAGCATCCTTCCAGACTATAAAGAACTAAAAGGATGA
- the gldI gene encoding gliding motility-associated peptidyl-prolyl isomerase GldI yields the protein MKKALVLIAILALAACKSPEARYPVTQKSGSHISESIVKNQELLEKEIAQIEAVINKDSTSEYQSSQDGFWYTYNQKSKDSANLVKPEFGDVVEFDYSIKTLDGQVIYAEGEKATRTYAIDQEKLFSGLRQGLKLMKEGETVTFLFPSYKAYGYYGDKNKIGTNWPLKTKVTLIKIIEKEKIQNQQ from the coding sequence ATGAAAAAAGCTTTAGTCCTTATAGCCATATTAGCATTAGCGGCCTGCAAATCTCCAGAGGCCAGGTATCCTGTCACTCAAAAATCAGGTTCGCATATCAGTGAATCTATAGTTAAAAACCAGGAACTCCTGGAAAAGGAAATAGCACAAATTGAAGCCGTAATCAACAAAGATTCAACCAGCGAATACCAATCTTCGCAAGACGGTTTCTGGTATACTTACAACCAAAAAAGTAAAGATTCTGCTAACCTGGTTAAACCTGAATTTGGAGATGTTGTAGAGTTCGATTATAGTATCAAAACTTTAGATGGCCAGGTAATTTATGCCGAAGGCGAAAAAGCAACCAGAACCTATGCAATAGACCAGGAAAAGCTATTTAGCGGCTTAAGACAGGGGCTTAAACTAATGAAGGAAGGAGAAACGGTCACTTTTTTATTCCCGTCTTATAAAGCTTATGGTTATTATGGCGATAAAAATAAAATAGGCACCAACTGGCCATTAAAAACAAAAGTCACCTTAATTAAGATCATAGAAAAGGAAAAAATCCAAAATCAACAATAA
- a CDS encoding peptidylprolyl isomerase has translation MRTSKFLLLFTVVFTMFACNDEYPDLEDGMYAEFKTNYGTFVAELYYEATPITVSSFVSLAEGTNKMVDSTHKGKNYYNGLTFHRIIDGFVIQGGDPTGTGSGGPGYKFPDEIVDSLSHDSKGILSMANAGPGTNGSQFFVTLAPTQNLDGRHTVFGKVIKGQDVVDAIGKVETAERDKPVKTVTMEEVNIVRKGKSAKNFDAPKVFEEELQAIKDQEEAEAKKREEAKNENAEYFSSKKEEAESLESGLKIYFEEKGDGETPETGQMVEVWYEGYFEDGDIFDTNKKELAEEMGLFNPTREAQGGYANPMVVPYGPDAPMIPGFKEGIQQMSVGDTALLFVPSHLGYGERGAGGGVIPPNTNLVFRVELAGIKK, from the coding sequence ATGAGAACCAGTAAATTTTTATTACTTTTTACCGTGGTATTTACCATGTTTGCGTGTAACGACGAATATCCAGATCTAGAAGATGGGATGTACGCCGAATTTAAAACCAATTACGGAACTTTTGTAGCCGAACTCTATTATGAGGCTACACCTATTACCGTATCCAGCTTTGTTTCTCTTGCAGAGGGCACAAACAAAATGGTAGATAGTACACACAAAGGAAAAAATTATTACAACGGACTTACTTTTCACAGAATTATAGATGGATTTGTAATTCAGGGTGGTGATCCTACCGGAACCGGTAGTGGTGGCCCGGGTTACAAGTTTCCAGATGAGATTGTAGACAGCTTAAGTCATGATTCTAAAGGTATTCTTTCTATGGCCAATGCCGGCCCCGGAACAAACGGAAGCCAGTTTTTTGTAACCCTTGCTCCTACCCAAAATCTTGATGGCAGACATACCGTTTTTGGTAAAGTAATTAAAGGCCAGGATGTTGTTGACGCTATTGGAAAAGTAGAAACCGCAGAGCGTGATAAGCCTGTAAAAACGGTTACTATGGAAGAAGTAAACATCGTTAGAAAGGGCAAATCGGCTAAGAATTTTGATGCTCCTAAGGTTTTTGAGGAAGAATTGCAGGCTATAAAAGACCAGGAAGAAGCAGAAGCTAAAAAACGCGAGGAAGCAAAAAATGAAAACGCTGAATATTTTAGCAGCAAAAAAGAAGAAGCTGAAAGCTTAGAAAGTGGTCTAAAAATCTACTTTGAAGAAAAAGGAGATGGTGAAACCCCAGAAACCGGACAGATGGTAGAAGTTTGGTACGAAGGCTATTTTGAAGATGGTGATATTTTTGACACCAACAAAAAAGAGCTTGCAGAGGAAATGGGACTTTTTAATCCAACTCGTGAAGCCCAGGGTGGTTATGCCAATCCAATGGTTGTACCTTATGGTCCTGATGCTCCAATGATTCCTGGTTTTAAAGAAGGTATTCAACAAATGAGTGTTGGAGATACTGCCTTACTTTTTGTACCAAGCCATTTAGGATATGGTGAGCGTGGTGCCGGTGGTGGTGTGATTCCTCCAAATACAAACCTTGTATTTAGGGTTGAATTAGCAGGGATTAAAAAATAA